GGGTGGATCTTGTTCCGGTAAAGACGTGCAGTTACGATTGTCTGTACTGTGAGGTGGGGCTCACCACGAATCTTACCTGCGAGAGAAAAGAGTATGTCCCGACCCGGGAAATAATCGAAGAGCTTGATTGCTTCTTGCAGGAACTTGTTCCTCACGGTAATAGAATACCGCCTGATATAATTACAATCACCGGGTCGGGAGAACCGACTCTGCACACCGGAATCGGCGAGATCATCGCTTTCATCAAGAACAGCACGGATATCCCGGTTGCGGTGTTGACCAACAGCTCGAAGCTCTCTGACCCGGCGGTCAGGCTGGCTCTGCTGGCGGCGGATGTGGTGATTCCTTCACTTGATTCGGCTCTGCCGGCAAGTTTCAGGAAAGTGAATCGTCCGGCCCGGGAATGTGCTGATCCCCTTGAAATTATCGACGGGCTCAGGGCATTTACGGAGGAATTCGGTGGCAAGATATTGCTTGAAATATTGCTGGCGGAGGGGATAAACGACAGCGAAGAGGATATTGTTGCCCTGGTTGAGGCCGTGAAGTGTATCCGGCCTGAAAGAGTTCAGCTGAACACGGTTGTGAGACCTCCCGCCGAGGGATGGGTCAGGCCGCTGACCGCTGATCGGCTTTCTGAAATTGCCGGCAGGATACAGTCCTGTCCGGTGGAGATCATAGCGGATTTCTCCGGCAGCGGGAATAGAAGAAGCGCCGATGCCGGAGGTCAGGAAATTGAAAAAATGTTGAAACGACGGCCATGCACTATGTCGGACATCTGTGAAGCCCTGGGCCTGGGGCCGGATGAGGCCGGGATACTTATTGAAGAATTAATCGAATCAGGTCGCATAAGAGAGAACATATACGATGGCAGAAGATACTACCAACCGGAAAACGGCTGATAATCAGGAAAAAAAGAACAAACCTTTGTCGGTGATCTCCAAGATCAGCAAATGGCTGACCGGAAAGAAAGATGAATCTGTAAATGCACCGCCGGCGACTGAAGGGGGAAATCCCGGATCAGCCGGGGAGAATAAACCCCCGGCAAGGAGTCGGAAAAGGAGTCACTCCGGCAACCGGCGACGGCCCGGCAAAGGTGGTGCGGCTAAGCAGGGGCAGAGCGAAAAGGAAAAAGAGGGCGGCGGCGCGCCTGAACAGCGGACCAAGGAACCGGCAAA
The Pseudomonadota bacterium DNA segment above includes these coding regions:
- a CDS encoding radical SAM protein, with the protein product MVNPVKSGSPHASSPCRRKYLFGPVNSRRLGLSLGVDLVPVKTCSYDCLYCEVGLTTNLTCERKEYVPTREIIEELDCFLQELVPHGNRIPPDIITITGSGEPTLHTGIGEIIAFIKNSTDIPVAVLTNSSKLSDPAVRLALLAADVVIPSLDSALPASFRKVNRPARECADPLEIIDGLRAFTEEFGGKILLEILLAEGINDSEEDIVALVEAVKCIRPERVQLNTVVRPPAEGWVRPLTADRLSEIAGRIQSCPVEIIADFSGSGNRRSADAGGQEIEKMLKRRPCTMSDICEALGLGPDEAGILIEELIESGRIRENIYDGRRYYQPENG